GAGGCGGGCTCGGCGTCGTCGCCGGCGAGAAGGCCGTCCTGGATTTCGAGGACGAGGTCGCGGGGGGTGATGAAGCGGCGGTCGTGGGTGACGACGACGAGCGTGGTGTCGGACGACTCCTGCAGGGCGCGGAGGATCCGGTAGATCTCGTCGCCCGTCTTGCTGTCCAGTTCGCCCGTGGGCTCGTCGGCGAGGACGAGGAGGGGCTGCTTGACCAGGGCGCGGGCGATGGCCACGCGCTGCTGCTCGCCTCCCGAAAGCTGGTACGGGTGGTGGTCCAGGCGGTCGCCCAGGCCCACGCGGGTCAGCAGGTCGACGGCCCGCGCCCGCTGCTCGGCCGTCACGCCGCGGGGGAGGAACGGGATCAAAACGTTGTCGACGGCCGAGAGGTTGCTGATCAGGTTGAACGACTGGAAGATGAACCCGACCTTCTCGCGGCGGTAGTCGTTCTGCTCGGCCTCGGACATGGCGATCAGGTTGCGGCCCTCGACCAGGATCTCGCCCCGGGTGGGGCGGTCGACGGCCCCGAGCATGTAGAGCAGGGTGCTCTTGCCCGAGCCGCTGGGGCCGACGATGAACGCGAAGCGGCCCTTCTCGATGTGGCAGGTGAGGCCCCGGAGCGCGTCCACGGTCCGCGTCCCGCTCTTGTACGACTTCCAGACGTCCACCACGTCGATCATCGGCCGTCCTCGGTACTGCGACAGGTGACCCGACCCCGGGCCGGCGTCAGTGCGACCCCACGCGGATGGCTTCCATCGGCGCCATCCTCGCGGCCCGCCAGGCGGGGTACAGGCCCCCCAGGACGCCCGTCGCGACCGACAGGCCCAGGCCCAGCACCAGCGAGAACGGCGACACCCCCAGCCTCAGCCCGCCGCCGAGGAACTGGTTCGCCACCACCGTCCCGATCCAGGCGAGCAGGCAGCCCACGACCCCGGCGAGCAGGCCGAGGTACGCGCTCTCCAGCGTGACCAGGCCCAGCACGTTCCCCTGCGACCAGCCGTTGGTGCGAAGGACGCCGAACTCCACGAACCGCTCGGTCGTGCTCATGAGCATCGTGTTGACGATCCCCACGATGCCGACGAGCAGGGCCAGGCTCACGACCAGCATCAGGACCTTGTCCACCTGGCCCATCAGCATGCCGAAATTCGCCTGCACCTCGTTCATGCTGCGGGCGCTCACGCCCGGCTCCGAGGCCTCGATGGCCGCGCAGACGGCCTGATAGCCGGGCGGCGTCTCGGCCTCGACGTAGATGCTGGAGACGGTCTCCTTGGGCATCTTGAGGATCTTGCGGGCGGTCTCCACGTCCATGACGATGACCACGTCCAGCAGCATCGAGCCGGTCTCGTAGAGGCCGACGATCTCGCAGTCCTCGTCGCCGATCCGCAGGTGGTCGCCGACCTTGCGCGGCGAGCCCTCGGCGTTGG
The DNA window shown above is from Paludisphaera mucosa and carries:
- a CDS encoding ABC transporter ATP-binding protein, whose amino-acid sequence is MIDVVDVWKSYKSGTRTVDALRGLTCHIEKGRFAFIVGPSGSGKSTLLYMLGAVDRPTRGEILVEGRNLIAMSEAEQNDYRREKVGFIFQSFNLISNLSAVDNVLIPFLPRGVTAEQRARAVDLLTRVGLGDRLDHHPYQLSGGEQQRVAIARALVKQPLLVLADEPTGELDSKTGDEIYRILRALQESSDTTLVVVTHDRRFITPRDLVLEIQDGLLAGDDAEPASPHGLPSGVSAAE
- a CDS encoding ABC transporter permease; this encodes MGVFAWRNLLTRPMRTLLALIGLSIPILGVLGLFSLSDGLRNMVGDTLSQIEGVIVLRENTPSPVASTLSTSVVDKIRKVPGVRAVAPEVWGIAPNVEGQGMLMRSVGGLMTKGAGSIWDQPVISGQDIPSHKGLKSAVFPRALKERGEGRFLDERDLGRPNIVISRKIARNFPNAEGSPRKVGDHLRIGDEDCEIVGLYETGSMLLDVVIVMDVETARKILKMPKETVSSIYVEAETPPGYQAVCAAIEASEPGVSARSMNEVQANFGMLMGQVDKVLMLVVSLALLVGIVGIVNTMLMSTTERFVEFGVLRTNGWSQGNVLGLVTLESAYLGLLAGVVGCLLAWIGTVVANQFLGGGLRLGVSPFSLVLGLGLSVATGVLGGLYPAWRAARMAPMEAIRVGSH